The following are encoded together in the Pectobacterium wasabiae CFBP 3304 genome:
- the pgmB gene encoding beta-phosphoglucomutase codes for MSNGFIFDLDGVIVDTAHYHFIAWKNLANKIGIDIDEDFNQTLKGISRGESLNKILEHGGKFNDFDNNEKEILSKEKNDDYVTLLNKLTEHDILPGVLLFIKSAKELGIPCAVASASQNAKFILEKLRIVDYFQYIVDPSALKKGKPDPEIFLKAAQFIGVEPQNAVGFEDAQAGIAALNAAKIFSVGIAMKPESLIGADLVLPSLDNISPEILLRRKKQK; via the coding sequence ATGAGTAATGGTTTTATTTTTGATTTAGATGGCGTAATTGTCGATACAGCACATTACCATTTCATCGCCTGGAAGAATCTAGCCAATAAAATTGGCATAGATATCGATGAGGATTTTAATCAAACACTAAAAGGCATTAGCCGTGGGGAGTCTCTGAATAAAATACTTGAACACGGTGGGAAATTTAATGATTTCGATAATAATGAAAAGGAAATATTGTCGAAAGAAAAAAATGATGACTATGTCACCTTACTCAATAAATTAACTGAACATGACATTCTTCCCGGTGTTCTTTTATTTATTAAAAGCGCAAAAGAACTTGGAATTCCATGCGCAGTTGCATCAGCATCACAAAATGCAAAGTTCATATTAGAAAAACTCAGAATTGTCGATTACTTCCAATATATCGTTGATCCAAGCGCTTTAAAAAAAGGAAAGCCTGATCCAGAAATATTTTTAAAGGCAGCGCAATTTATCGGCGTCGAACCTCAAAATGCAGTGGGGTTTGAAGATGCACAAGCCGGAATTGCTGCCTTAAACGCAGCAAAAATATTTTCAGTAGGTATCGCAATGAAACCCGAGAGTCTCATTGGGGCAGACCTAGTGCTACCTTCACTTGATAACATATCTCCAGAAATATTATTACGACGAAAAAAACAGAAATGA
- the treB gene encoding PTS trehalose transporter subunit IIBC has product MTGIINLDVVDQIIKLVGGEENVITVSHCLTRLRFVLNNPDIADIEGIKEIPAVKGCFNNAGQFQIIIGTDVDLYYKKLIEKLKITESSKEEAKISARKNMKFWERLISNLAEIFVPLLPALICGGLLLGLRNVIGEMPVYNDKTLTTILPWLQPLYGFLWLPCEAIFHFLPVAICWSTVKKMGGSPILGIVLGITLVSPQLMNAYDIGSQNPDVWDFGIFSIQKVGYQAQVIPSILAGLFLGWFEVRLRKYIPNYLTLVIVPVVTILVSVAVAHAILGPLGRLIGNSISDGVRYLMLGDFAPIGSMIFGFFYSPLVITGLHHTTLAIDMQLTQNVGGTPIWPIIALSNIAQASAVVGIILISNKQNEREITIPAAISAYLGVTEPAMYGVNLRYRFPMLCAMIGAALAGLICGYARVLSNGIGVGGIPGILSIQPAFWGIYFVAMVVAIVIPIVLTMAIYRYQQRKGILITSL; this is encoded by the coding sequence ATGACAGGAATAATCAATCTTGATGTGGTAGATCAGATAATTAAATTAGTAGGTGGCGAAGAAAATGTCATAACCGTTTCTCACTGCTTGACTCGCTTGCGTTTCGTATTAAATAACCCCGATATAGCTGACATTGAAGGAATTAAAGAAATCCCTGCAGTAAAAGGATGCTTCAATAATGCAGGTCAATTTCAAATAATAATAGGAACTGATGTCGACCTTTACTATAAAAAATTAATAGAAAAACTAAAAATCACCGAAAGTAGCAAAGAAGAAGCAAAAATTTCCGCTCGAAAAAACATGAAATTCTGGGAACGATTAATTTCTAACTTAGCTGAAATATTTGTGCCTTTATTACCTGCGTTAATATGTGGTGGTTTATTACTTGGACTACGTAACGTCATTGGTGAAATGCCAGTATATAATGATAAAACACTAACAACCATACTCCCATGGCTTCAGCCATTATATGGCTTTTTATGGTTACCATGTGAAGCGATCTTTCACTTCTTACCCGTAGCAATCTGTTGGTCCACGGTAAAGAAAATGGGCGGATCTCCCATACTTGGTATTGTATTAGGCATTACTCTGGTTTCACCGCAATTAATGAATGCCTATGATATAGGAAGCCAAAACCCTGATGTCTGGGATTTTGGCATATTCTCAATTCAAAAAGTCGGCTATCAGGCTCAGGTTATTCCTTCAATTTTAGCAGGGCTATTCTTAGGTTGGTTTGAAGTTAGATTACGTAAATACATTCCTAATTACCTAACATTAGTCATCGTACCTGTCGTCACGATATTGGTTTCAGTTGCCGTTGCCCATGCCATTCTTGGACCGCTTGGTCGTCTGATCGGTAATAGCATTTCAGACGGGGTCCGCTATTTAATGTTGGGTGATTTTGCCCCCATAGGCTCGATGATATTTGGCTTTTTCTACTCACCTTTAGTCATCACTGGCCTGCATCACACCACTCTGGCAATTGATATGCAATTGACGCAAAACGTGGGGGGGACACCCATCTGGCCAATCATTGCACTCTCAAACATCGCACAAGCCTCTGCAGTTGTCGGCATCATCTTGATTAGTAATAAACAAAATGAACGTGAAATCACCATTCCTGCCGCTATTTCCGCTTATTTAGGTGTAACTGAACCTGCCATGTACGGAGTTAACTTGCGTTACCGCTTCCCAATGCTGTGCGCGATGATCGGCGCGGCGTTAGCGGGACTGATTTGTGGCTATGCTCGTGTGCTTTCTAACGGGATCGGTGTTGGAGGGATACCCGGTATTCTTTCAATTCAGCCTGCATTTTGGGGTATTTACTTTGTTGCTATGGTTGTAGCAATAGTCATTCCTATCGTATTGACGATGGCTATTTATCGTTATCAGCAGCGTAAAGGCATACTGATAACTTCTCTGTAA
- a CDS encoding glycoside hydrolase family 65 protein, which produces MRYLTILVSKNGLNFSLENKDHHYALEWNDLSTEACLSVLREIKSDFPQVNGGVIIGDKLSHYPLFCMELAGQEVINLEKAFSEIFNVPFIAKKNAGTLSPDNLKDAIKQQYDTLSWGIDYCGFSAGKKEYAIESLLTVANGYLGVRGTMPDMQANDATYPATYLAGCYNQAQSNIAGHTVTNEDFVNAPDARAIRIKIGNGDWLTPDTSKNIALYRNLSLKNGVLEQNWLVEDEQNRQVQIRSRMLADMSHPTRFAIEYCFTPLNFDGSLTICTHIDGETYNYGVARYRSLTSNHYQVLSRGACGKNAYLNAKTLQSEIGMGFSSTIRGNFFAEDDIRIQEEPNKVSQSITCPVIQGKTYQFEKSVNIRLSTVFPSDWHIADESVLVDFSTQLKSTEQAWELLWEKADIAIDGDLMSQKLLRLHTYHLICSCSPFSNENYQLDVSVTARGLHGEAYRGHIFWDEIFILPFYIRHFPQTARQLLMYRYHRLPMARQAAREEGYQGAMFPWQSGHDGSEQTQMVHLNPLNGQWDPDYSRLQRHVSLAIAYNIWLYWVNTKDTEFMVSYGIEMLLEIAHFWLSKSQWDETTQRYSIGSVMGPDEFHEHSVGNDAGGLKDNAYTNLMVSWLFSKLNELRQQFDENAIDTISQLININQKFWAEINHVSKNLSLIIDNDIISQFDGYFDLKEIDWKHYREKYQNIYRMDRILRAEGKSADKYKVAKQADALMIFNNFSEDGVTEILNNMGYHLGENYVKNNLNYYLARTSHGSTLSRIVHSQLANDINLSDLSWTLYREALYSDYQDIQNGTTSEGIHTGVMAATLNTTIMTYAGIDIRHPYLRIAPSLPAEWECIRFNLQHTGILYYFIITPKEVIVSVSEDTQIEINNRKHLVMSGTRLSYDYNEGFQQ; this is translated from the coding sequence ATGCGTTATCTAACTATTTTAGTAAGCAAAAATGGACTTAATTTTTCCTTAGAGAATAAGGATCACCACTATGCTTTGGAATGGAATGATTTATCAACTGAAGCATGTTTATCCGTATTACGGGAGATAAAATCCGATTTCCCCCAGGTAAATGGGGGGGTAATCATTGGGGATAAACTCTCACATTACCCGCTATTTTGCATGGAATTAGCTGGTCAAGAGGTAATTAATTTAGAAAAGGCATTTTCGGAAATATTTAATGTGCCATTTATTGCCAAAAAAAATGCAGGCACGCTATCCCCGGATAATCTGAAGGACGCTATCAAGCAGCAATATGATACGCTCAGTTGGGGCATAGATTACTGCGGGTTTAGCGCAGGAAAAAAAGAGTATGCTATTGAATCACTGTTAACCGTAGCAAATGGTTATCTAGGTGTACGTGGCACGATGCCGGATATGCAGGCAAATGATGCAACTTACCCTGCGACTTACCTCGCAGGATGTTATAACCAGGCCCAATCAAATATTGCTGGCCACACTGTTACCAATGAGGATTTTGTCAATGCGCCGGACGCGCGCGCGATCCGAATTAAAATCGGTAACGGTGATTGGCTAACACCTGATACAAGTAAGAATATTGCGCTTTACCGCAACCTTTCTCTGAAAAATGGTGTGCTGGAACAAAACTGGCTGGTGGAAGACGAGCAGAACCGTCAGGTGCAAATCCGTAGCCGGATGCTTGCGGATATGTCGCATCCTACCCGTTTCGCTATTGAGTATTGCTTCACGCCACTTAATTTTGATGGCAGTCTCACCATCTGCACGCATATTGATGGGGAGACGTATAACTATGGCGTGGCACGTTATCGCAGCCTCACGTCAAATCACTATCAAGTATTATCACGCGGTGCCTGCGGTAAAAATGCCTATCTAAATGCGAAGACACTTCAGTCAGAAATCGGGATGGGATTCTCCTCAACAATACGAGGAAACTTCTTCGCGGAAGATGATATTCGCATTCAGGAAGAGCCAAATAAGGTTAGCCAATCGATCACATGTCCGGTGATACAAGGAAAAACTTACCAGTTTGAAAAAAGTGTCAATATTCGACTATCGACGGTATTTCCCAGTGATTGGCACATTGCAGATGAATCTGTATTAGTTGATTTTTCGACTCAATTAAAATCGACCGAACAAGCGTGGGAGTTGTTGTGGGAAAAAGCAGATATCGCTATTGATGGCGATTTAATGTCTCAAAAACTCCTGCGTTTACATACTTATCATTTGATTTGTTCCTGCTCACCTTTCAGCAATGAAAACTATCAACTTGATGTGTCGGTAACCGCAAGAGGATTGCATGGAGAAGCCTATAGGGGGCATATTTTCTGGGATGAAATTTTCATCTTGCCTTTCTATATCAGGCATTTCCCTCAAACCGCTCGCCAATTACTGATGTACCGATATCATCGTCTCCCCATGGCGCGTCAGGCGGCGAGAGAAGAAGGTTATCAAGGGGCAATGTTCCCATGGCAATCAGGCCATGACGGTAGTGAACAAACGCAAATGGTACACCTTAATCCACTAAATGGTCAGTGGGATCCAGATTATAGCCGTTTACAGCGACATGTATCGTTAGCCATTGCTTATAACATCTGGCTGTATTGGGTAAATACCAAAGATACTGAGTTCATGGTGTCTTATGGAATCGAGATGTTGCTAGAAATTGCCCATTTCTGGTTAAGTAAATCCCAGTGGGATGAAACAACCCAGCGCTATTCTATTGGCAGCGTGATGGGGCCTGATGAATTTCATGAACACTCTGTCGGTAATGATGCGGGTGGGCTTAAAGATAATGCCTATACTAACTTGATGGTATCATGGCTATTCTCAAAGTTAAATGAATTACGCCAACAATTCGATGAGAACGCTATCGATACGATTAGCCAACTGATTAATATTAATCAGAAATTTTGGGCTGAGATTAATCATGTAAGTAAAAATCTATCGTTAATTATCGACAATGACATTATCTCACAATTCGACGGGTATTTTGATTTAAAAGAAATTGATTGGAAACATTATCGAGAAAAATACCAAAATATTTACCGCATGGATAGAATATTACGTGCAGAAGGGAAAAGCGCAGATAAATATAAGGTTGCCAAACAAGCTGACGCTTTAATGATATTCAACAACTTCTCTGAGGATGGCGTAACTGAAATATTAAACAACATGGGATATCACCTTGGGGAAAATTATGTAAAAAATAACTTAAATTATTATTTAGCGCGTACATCTCATGGTTCCACACTATCACGTATAGTGCATTCTCAACTCGCCAACGACATTAATTTATCTGATTTATCGTGGACACTATACCGCGAGGCACTGTATTCAGATTACCAAGACATTCAAAATGGCACAACGTCTGAGGGTATCCATACCGGCGTTATGGCGGCTACGTTAAACACAACAATAATGACTTATGCGGGGATAGATATTCGCCATCCATATCTGCGCATTGCACCTTCACTTCCCGCGGAATGGGAATGTATTCGTTTTAACTTACAGCATACTGGCATCCTGTATTATTTTATCATCACACCTAAAGAAGTAATTGTTTCAGTCAGTGAAGATACGCAGATAGAGATTAATAACAGAAAACATTTAGTCATGTCTGGAACACGGTTATCTTATGACTACAATGAAGGATTTCAACAATGA
- a CDS encoding sulfatase family protein, whose translation MMKRNRLLAAITLACMQAAGAQAAATASPSATVPSTDGKQPNVVYIILDDQRYDAFGFLNSAIHTPNMDSIAKEGTYFKNAFVTTSLCSPSRASILTGMYVHNHGVSDNNPSDLSHLNYFPELLRDKGYQTGFFGKWHFGGADKTATKGFAGFDRWVGLLGQGSYYPIDNYGKPTMLNIDGKMVPQKGYITDELTDYAVDWLNTLDKKKPFMMYLSHKGVHSDFLPAKRHRGSMKEVTFPLPDTYADTPENYVGKPMWVKNQRNSWHGVDYPYNTDMDLQQYQRDYYETLRSVDDSVGRVRDWLQKQGLDKNTIIMVMGDNGFMFGEHGLIDKRNAYEESIRVPLIASGPGFAKDKVVEDIVRNIDVAPTILEAAGVAAPKHYDGQSFWRLGLDGYNTPKRSDYFVYEYFWEYSFPQTPTTFAIRTPEYKYIQYYGVWDKEELYDMKNDREEKHNLIDSTDEKIVNTKIALRKKLYEELSNRQGKNVIPYNQRTGQGQVYRHEGAGEQLAPFPREWLKGYNHEEILAGFIPDQVGKEAKVKASNEAVKKSAPQLKELMDK comes from the coding sequence ATGATGAAAAGAAACAGACTGTTGGCCGCAATTACTCTGGCCTGTATGCAAGCTGCGGGGGCACAAGCCGCCGCGACGGCTTCCCCTTCAGCTACGGTGCCGTCAACTGATGGAAAGCAGCCGAACGTGGTTTATATCATTCTGGACGATCAGCGTTACGATGCGTTCGGCTTCCTGAATTCAGCTATTCACACGCCAAATATGGATAGCATCGCCAAAGAAGGGACGTATTTTAAGAATGCGTTCGTGACTACTTCGCTGTGCTCCCCCAGCCGTGCCAGTATTCTGACGGGGATGTACGTGCATAATCATGGAGTGTCGGATAATAATCCATCCGATCTCTCTCATCTAAACTATTTCCCTGAGCTGCTGCGTGACAAAGGCTATCAGACCGGTTTCTTTGGCAAATGGCACTTTGGCGGCGCAGATAAAACGGCCACCAAAGGCTTCGCTGGCTTCGATCGCTGGGTAGGGCTGCTGGGGCAGGGCAGCTATTATCCGATTGATAACTATGGCAAGCCGACCATGCTCAATATTGATGGCAAGATGGTGCCGCAAAAAGGCTACATCACCGATGAGCTGACGGATTACGCCGTAGATTGGCTGAACACGCTCGATAAGAAAAAGCCGTTCATGATGTATCTGTCGCATAAAGGTGTGCACTCTGATTTCCTGCCCGCCAAGCGCCATCGTGGCAGCATGAAAGAAGTGACCTTCCCGCTGCCGGATACCTATGCCGATACGCCGGAAAACTATGTCGGCAAACCGATGTGGGTGAAGAACCAACGCAATAGCTGGCACGGCGTGGATTATCCCTATAACACGGATATGGATCTTCAACAGTATCAACGTGACTACTATGAAACGCTGCGCTCGGTGGATGACAGCGTGGGGCGCGTGCGTGACTGGCTGCAAAAACAGGGGCTGGATAAGAACACGATTATCATGGTGATGGGGGATAACGGCTTTATGTTCGGCGAACATGGGCTGATTGATAAGCGTAACGCTTATGAAGAGTCGATTCGCGTGCCATTGATTGCCTCCGGACCAGGCTTTGCCAAAGATAAAGTCGTGGAAGATATTGTCAGAAACATCGACGTTGCCCCAACGATCCTGGAAGCCGCAGGTGTTGCCGCACCGAAACATTATGATGGGCAGAGCTTCTGGCGTCTGGGGCTGGATGGTTATAACACGCCGAAGCGTAGCGATTACTTCGTCTATGAATATTTCTGGGAATACAGCTTCCCGCAGACGCCAACCACGTTTGCGATTCGGACGCCGGAATACAAATATATTCAATATTACGGCGTGTGGGATAAAGAAGAACTGTACGATATGAAGAACGATCGAGAAGAGAAGCACAACCTGATCGATTCTACCGACGAGAAGATCGTCAATACCAAAATCGCGTTACGTAAAAAGCTGTATGAAGAGCTGAGCAATCGGCAGGGTAAAAACGTGATCCCGTATAACCAACGTACTGGGCAAGGGCAGGTTTATCGCCATGAAGGTGCCGGTGAGCAGCTAGCTCCGTTCCCGCGTGAATGGCTGAAAGGGTACAACCACGAGGAGATTCTTGCTGGATTTATCCCCGATCAGGTCGGTAAAGAAGCGAAGGTGAAAGCCTCGAATGAAGCCGTGAAGAAGAGCGCGCCGCAGTTAAAAGAACTGATGGATAAATAA
- the treR gene encoding trehalose operon repressor TreR: MHKLTIKDIAALCNVGKSTVSRVINNDKNVNEVTRQKVLTVIERYQFTPSKSARAMRGLANRTFGIIVTRLDSYAENQTVSAILPLFYANGIDPIILESQFDPKKVDEHLTMLERRKIDGVILFAFTGMTSEQLASWQQRIVIIARSFDGYTCVCNDDTGAVNHLMEFLHQEKKFSEIGYVGIDLQDETTGLLRFQAYENYCHQHQLTINAELGKLNYQSGYQLAQKVVSKGPQAILCATDSLAFGVQKYLKTQTINDVFVACIGRNDLLTFLFPDTKTCRLGFRESGELAASLLINIINNKFSPKTHIITSP; this comes from the coding sequence GTGCATAAATTAACAATCAAAGATATAGCGGCTCTTTGTAATGTAGGAAAGTCGACCGTTTCTCGTGTAATAAATAACGATAAAAATGTTAACGAAGTTACACGCCAAAAAGTGCTGACGGTGATAGAGCGGTACCAATTCACACCTTCAAAATCAGCCAGGGCCATGCGTGGATTAGCGAATCGAACCTTTGGGATCATCGTAACCCGTCTTGATTCATATGCAGAAAACCAAACGGTTAGCGCAATTTTACCCCTTTTTTATGCCAACGGCATTGACCCTATTATTCTGGAAAGCCAGTTCGACCCCAAAAAAGTTGATGAACATTTAACAATGCTTGAACGGAGAAAGATTGACGGCGTTATATTATTCGCATTCACCGGCATGACCAGTGAACAATTGGCTTCATGGCAGCAACGTATCGTCATCATCGCCCGCTCATTTGACGGTTATACCTGTGTTTGTAACGACGATACCGGCGCGGTTAATCATCTAATGGAATTTTTACATCAAGAAAAAAAATTCAGTGAAATTGGTTACGTTGGCATTGATTTACAAGATGAAACCACAGGGTTGCTACGATTCCAAGCCTATGAGAATTATTGCCATCAACATCAGCTAACAATTAACGCCGAGTTAGGAAAGCTGAATTATCAAAGTGGTTATCAACTCGCACAAAAGGTGGTTTCCAAGGGGCCTCAAGCCATTTTATGCGCAACAGACTCCTTGGCGTTTGGGGTGCAAAAATACTTAAAAACTCAAACTATTAATGATGTTTTTGTTGCTTGCATCGGCCGTAATGACTTGCTGACATTTTTATTCCCTGACACGAAGACCTGTCGTTTAGGCTTCCGAGAAAGCGGTGAACTTGCCGCCAGCTTATTAATTAACATTATTAACAATAAATTTTCACCAAAAACGCACATAATTACATCACCATGA
- a CDS encoding carbohydrate porin: MTLKKISLAIGISLSVFPLLVNADSSLNSIEARLNALEKRAVEAEYRATSAEQKVVRLEQLMTKGSTSVKNANSVNIEQRISTLEKNSDQAQANAILAERKVNDLEQQQKVAVKSNSFVVNNSGWGKLKLYGDVEYNIDAASRKGQITSMHTQAGKKNNNDKERWDLNGRILIGLDGERSLTNGNYAGFKVQPLANMSGNMGLDDAVFYFGKNNKWNYKIGRYEAYDMFPLNQDTFVEHSGNSANDLYSDGFGYVYMMKEGRGRSNNGGAMNLSSTYNDWYFEVNTLVEDGSKVFKNEQYHGRKLDNRKNVVYVRPVVAWKKDNFTIAGAIDANIVRNAYGFNNADGKFEDQSRRTGYGLTLKWDNLKDKGENGIIANLSTAYLDAKQESDFSAGGNILWRKLQVGYIYAHNDIKSYQRGNDINIDQNEVLRPGKYDIHTLFTSYELPNVLEIDNFKTYLGAYYSYMNGRGEMTSLESKDKERYGARIRFKYLF, from the coding sequence GTGACATTAAAAAAAATAAGTTTAGCTATAGGGATTTCCCTTAGCGTTTTTCCCTTGTTAGTCAACGCTGATAGTTCGTTAAATAGCATAGAAGCACGTTTAAATGCCCTTGAAAAACGAGCAGTAGAGGCTGAGTATCGAGCAACTTCTGCAGAACAGAAAGTGGTACGACTTGAACAATTAATGACAAAGGGAAGCACATCGGTAAAAAATGCCAATAGTGTGAATATCGAGCAACGCATTTCTACTCTTGAAAAAAATTCTGACCAAGCACAAGCAAATGCTATTCTCGCAGAGAGAAAGGTAAATGACTTAGAGCAACAACAAAAGGTTGCCGTTAAATCTAATAGTTTTGTTGTGAATAATAGTGGCTGGGGAAAATTAAAACTCTATGGAGATGTTGAATATAATATTGATGCAGCAAGCCGAAAAGGTCAGATTACATCAATGCATACCCAGGCTGGGAAAAAAAATAATAACGATAAGGAACGCTGGGACCTAAACGGACGTATTTTGATTGGTTTAGATGGTGAACGCTCACTCACTAATGGCAACTATGCTGGATTTAAGGTGCAGCCGTTAGCTAACATGTCTGGCAATATGGGGCTTGATGATGCGGTTTTCTATTTCGGTAAAAATAATAAGTGGAATTACAAGATCGGCCGATACGAAGCCTATGATATGTTCCCCCTGAACCAAGATACCTTTGTTGAACACTCAGGGAACAGCGCCAACGATTTATATTCAGATGGATTCGGCTACGTCTATATGATGAAAGAGGGTCGCGGAAGAAGTAATAATGGTGGTGCAATGAATCTAAGCAGTACCTATAACGATTGGTACTTCGAGGTAAACACCTTAGTTGAAGATGGCAGTAAGGTGTTTAAAAATGAACAATACCATGGTCGTAAGTTAGATAATCGCAAAAATGTGGTTTATGTTCGTCCTGTTGTCGCATGGAAAAAAGATAATTTCACCATTGCTGGTGCGATTGATGCCAATATCGTTCGTAATGCCTACGGCTTCAATAATGCGGATGGGAAATTTGAAGATCAATCACGCCGTACCGGTTATGGCCTCACGCTGAAATGGGATAATTTAAAAGATAAAGGCGAAAATGGCATTATTGCCAATTTGAGCACAGCATATTTAGACGCAAAACAAGAAAGTGATTTCTCTGCGGGCGGCAATATATTATGGCGTAAATTGCAGGTTGGCTACATTTATGCACATAATGATATTAAATCCTACCAACGTGGCAACGATATCAACATAGATCAAAATGAAGTACTACGCCCAGGGAAATACGATATCCACACCCTATTTACATCCTACGAGTTGCCAAATGTTTTAGAAATAGATAATTTTAAAACCTATCTTGGTGCCTACTACTCTTACATGAATGGCCGGGGAGAAATGACATCATTAGAAAGTAAAGATAAAGAGCGTTACGGCGCACGTATTCGTTTTAAATATTTATTTTAA
- a CDS encoding anaerobic sulfatase maturase, with the protein MSQSIANFQLMAKPSGSVCNIDCSYCFYLEKEHLYPERKSRWKMDGDTLENYVRKNISSQQAPVVDFPWQGGEPTLLGIDFFREAVRLQNKYRGTKQINNFFQTNGTNIDDDWARFLKENQFLVGLSIDGDRISNDAHRLTRAGKSTFDDVMKGLEALKRHKVEFNTLTVVNAENVKRPMDVYQFLKRIGSRYIQFIPLVERRAAQPDDNGLVLIQPDFSGQCSVTEWSVPAKAYGRFLNTIFDYWVQHDLGNVFVMNFEQTLTKMAGQLSACVINETCGGNLIVEANGDVYSCDHFVYPENKLGNINQDDLASLVNSPQNLAFGENKRKNISKDCLNCEVKAVCHGGCPKHRFDISSDGRPNKNYFCDGFKTHLFHVLPRMNALLSQLGRKESMKKIRRNIKAEFY; encoded by the coding sequence ATGAGTCAATCCATTGCTAATTTTCAGTTGATGGCCAAGCCTTCAGGGTCTGTGTGCAATATCGATTGCTCATACTGTTTTTATCTGGAGAAGGAACACCTTTATCCAGAGCGGAAAAGCCGCTGGAAGATGGATGGCGATACGCTGGAAAACTATGTACGCAAGAACATCAGTAGCCAGCAGGCACCTGTTGTTGATTTCCCATGGCAAGGTGGTGAACCGACGCTACTGGGCATCGATTTCTTCCGCGAAGCGGTGCGGTTGCAGAACAAATACCGTGGCACAAAGCAGATCAATAATTTCTTTCAGACCAACGGCACCAACATTGACGATGATTGGGCGCGTTTTCTGAAAGAGAACCAATTTCTGGTGGGGTTGTCGATTGACGGTGACCGTATCAGCAATGATGCACATCGGCTCACGCGGGCGGGGAAAAGCACCTTTGATGACGTGATGAAAGGGCTGGAGGCACTGAAGCGTCACAAGGTTGAGTTTAATACCCTGACGGTGGTGAATGCGGAAAACGTGAAACGTCCGATGGATGTTTACCAGTTTCTTAAGCGCATTGGCAGTCGCTATATACAGTTCATCCCGCTGGTGGAGCGCCGTGCCGCTCAACCGGACGACAACGGACTCGTCCTGATTCAGCCGGATTTTTCGGGTCAGTGCAGCGTGACGGAATGGTCAGTACCCGCAAAAGCCTATGGTCGTTTCCTGAATACGATTTTTGACTATTGGGTTCAGCACGATCTGGGCAATGTGTTTGTCATGAACTTCGAGCAAACGCTGACCAAAATGGCCGGACAGCTTAGTGCCTGCGTCATTAATGAAACCTGTGGTGGCAACCTGATTGTTGAAGCAAATGGTGACGTGTATTCCTGCGACCATTTTGTTTATCCCGAAAATAAGCTTGGCAATATTAATCAGGACGATCTGGCATCGCTGGTGAATTCACCGCAAAACCTCGCCTTTGGCGAAAATAAGCGGAAGAACATCAGCAAAGATTGCCTGAACTGTGAAGTGAAAGCGGTTTGTCATGGCGGTTGCCCGAAGCATCGGTTCGACATCTCCAGCGATGGGCGGCCGAATAAAAACTATTTCTGCGATGGATTTAAAACACACCTATTCCATGTTTTACCTCGCATGAATGCCTTGCTCTCTCAATTGGGACGCAAGGAATCGATGAAGAAAATTAGAAGGAATATAAAAGCAGAATTTTATTAA